One region of Pyramidobacter sp. YE332 genomic DNA includes:
- a CDS encoding ABC transporter substrate-binding protein has protein sequence MKKLFAMVLCVASLSGLCAASAPAAFKDTITMVNELEPDTLDPRRGNGISNNIVMTLIYDSLVDLDREGKEIPRLATSWEFIDGTHLRMHLRRDVVFSNGYPLTAEDVLFSLGRTKDDSTSYSTMIWYDEKNSKAEDPYTVVLAMHQPYAPVFNVLASGRCWIGCKKAMEEMGEKDYARAPVGSGAYKLVKWTNGASMLFERNEKYWGTPAKTKNVLLKFVPEPASRVIELETGAADFAFYINGSDIDRVNAIDGCHVESGRSEKYYLITMAMNHPILSNQKVRHALSYAVDIPALADAAFDGHAHAMTGVYPSIVEGWKDMGGWEYNPEKAKQLLAEAGYPNGFDVELHLLPEALYQRMGEIVQAYWAAVGVNARIEQSALATREAQGPWEASIRTATANEISNILIIYEKEFGSRLAPNDMKLDGMLKKLKTLYDREERKVLLGEIQDYLYEKRYSIPFAEADTIFGVSDKIKNFVMPTTIFRVNVKDWEVEE, from the coding sequence ATGAAAAAACTTTTCGCAATGGTTCTGTGCGTCGCGTCCCTGTCGGGACTGTGCGCTGCGTCTGCCCCCGCGGCTTTCAAGGACACGATCACGATGGTGAATGAGTTGGAGCCGGACACGCTGGACCCGCGGCGCGGCAACGGCATTTCCAACAACATCGTCATGACGCTGATCTACGACTCGCTGGTGGATCTTGACCGCGAGGGCAAAGAGATTCCCCGTCTGGCGACGAGCTGGGAGTTCATCGACGGCACGCACCTGAGGATGCATCTGCGCCGCGACGTGGTGTTTTCCAACGGATACCCGCTGACTGCCGAGGACGTCCTCTTCAGCCTGGGGCGCACCAAGGACGATTCCACTTCTTATTCGACGATGATCTGGTACGACGAGAAAAACTCCAAAGCCGAAGATCCCTACACAGTGGTCCTGGCCATGCATCAGCCTTACGCTCCCGTGTTCAACGTGCTGGCCAGCGGACGCTGCTGGATCGGCTGCAAGAAAGCCATGGAGGAGATGGGCGAAAAGGATTATGCCCGAGCGCCCGTCGGTTCCGGCGCTTATAAGTTGGTCAAGTGGACCAACGGCGCCAGCATGCTGTTTGAGCGGAACGAAAAATATTGGGGTACGCCGGCGAAGACCAAAAATGTCCTGCTCAAATTCGTCCCCGAGCCCGCTTCCCGCGTGATCGAGCTGGAGACCGGCGCCGCCGACTTCGCGTTCTACATCAACGGATCCGACATCGACCGCGTCAACGCGATCGACGGCTGCCACGTCGAATCGGGACGTTCCGAAAAATATTATCTGATCACGATGGCCATGAACCACCCGATTCTGTCGAATCAGAAAGTCCGTCACGCCCTGTCGTATGCCGTTGACATTCCCGCTTTGGCCGACGCGGCCTTCGACGGTCACGCTCACGCCATGACGGGCGTATATCCCTCCATCGTCGAGGGCTGGAAGGATATGGGCGGCTGGGAATACAACCCGGAGAAAGCCAAGCAGCTTCTGGCCGAGGCCGGCTATCCCAACGGCTTCGACGTCGAGCTGCACCTTCTGCCCGAGGCGCTGTATCAGCGGATGGGCGAGATCGTTCAGGCGTACTGGGCAGCCGTCGGCGTGAACGCTCGCATCGAACAGAGCGCCCTGGCGACCCGCGAGGCGCAGGGGCCTTGGGAGGCCTCGATCCGCACGGCGACGGCCAACGAGATCTCCAATATCCTCATCATTTACGAGAAAGAGTTCGGTTCGCGCCTGGCTCCCAACGACATGAAACTCGACGGCATGCTCAAAAAGTTGAAGACGTTGTACGATCGGGAGGAACGGAAGGTCCTGCTCGGCGAGATCCAGGATTATCTCTATGAGAAACGCTATTCCATTCCCTTTGCCGAAGCCGACACGATCTTTGGCGTCAGCGACAAGATCAAAAACTTCGTCATGCCTACGACGATCTTCCGCGTCAACGTCAAGGACTGGGAAGTCGAAGAATAG
- a CDS encoding creatininase family protein yields the protein MLLMKEMNFVDYRAEVAKTRAIILPVGAFEVWGPHLPVGADTLVAEEIANRISEKIGWVVGPSVPVGYSESLFAPEGGTITVRPESLRNYLYDIVESLVETGVNRFCFVAPHLGNVSVITEIATHLRRTRNVKCCLIDWWRIIQPICRGILKYDGRPAHAHAAEAGTSTFMYLRPDLVKTERLKDVGLAANEYPDIPQFVPFVETYPEAHVGDPTPASAEKGEQIVGKTVERVVEFLKQWR from the coding sequence ATGCTGTTGATGAAAGAGATGAACTTTGTCGATTACCGTGCCGAGGTTGCCAAAACTCGCGCGATAATTCTTCCGGTTGGCGCGTTCGAGGTCTGGGGGCCTCATCTCCCCGTCGGTGCCGATACGCTGGTGGCCGAAGAGATCGCCAATCGTATTTCCGAAAAGATTGGCTGGGTCGTCGGCCCTTCGGTTCCCGTCGGCTATTCGGAAAGTCTTTTTGCGCCTGAAGGCGGTACTATTACGGTTCGTCCCGAATCGCTGCGCAATTATCTTTATGACATTGTCGAGAGCCTTGTGGAAACGGGAGTGAACCGTTTCTGCTTTGTTGCCCCGCATCTGGGCAACGTGTCCGTTATTACCGAGATCGCCACGCACCTGCGCCGTACCAGGAACGTGAAGTGCTGTCTGATCGACTGGTGGCGGATCATCCAGCCCATTTGCAGGGGCATTCTCAAGTATGACGGCCGTCCCGCCCATGCTCATGCCGCTGAGGCCGGCACCTCCACGTTTATGTATCTGCGCCCCGACCTGGTCAAGACCGAGCGCTTGAAGGACGTGGGGCTTGCCGCCAACGAATATCCCGATATTCCTCAGTTTGTTCCCTTTGTGGAAACGTATCCCGAGGCCCACGTAGGGGATCCCACGCCGGCCAGCGCGGAGAAAGGCGAACAGATCGTCGGCAAAACAGTGGAACGTGTGGTCGAGTTCCTCAAGCAATGGCGTTAA
- a CDS encoding RraA family protein → MEWTPELVKRFMGTDPATYGHFPGVSFMMPRIKPVSRSMKMVGPAYTARILGKDSCAMYKAIQEAPGGSVLVVDRAGDEVFACVGEMVARNARALGLAGIVIDGPATDSVWIDRMGFPVFCAGISAATTNVWGLSGQYDIPVNCGGAVVHPGDIVFGDADGVIVMPPDNCEAYLAKAEAAALREAKMREDFADGKFPLRSVDPLIEANMEQIVADIRSGTKKL, encoded by the coding sequence ATGGAATGGACGCCCGAACTGGTAAAGCGTTTTATGGGCACCGATCCGGCGACTTACGGACATTTTCCCGGCGTCAGCTTCATGATGCCGCGCATCAAACCGGTCAGCCGTTCGATGAAAATGGTCGGCCCCGCTTACACGGCGCGCATCCTCGGCAAGGATTCCTGCGCCATGTATAAGGCCATTCAGGAGGCTCCCGGAGGCTCTGTGCTGGTCGTCGATCGCGCCGGCGACGAAGTTTTTGCCTGTGTCGGGGAAATGGTGGCGCGCAACGCCCGGGCTCTCGGTCTGGCAGGGATCGTCATCGACGGTCCGGCGACCGATTCGGTCTGGATCGACCGTATGGGGTTCCCCGTGTTCTGCGCCGGCATCTCGGCAGCGACGACCAACGTCTGGGGGCTCTCGGGGCAGTACGACATTCCCGTCAATTGCGGCGGCGCCGTCGTGCATCCCGGCGATATCGTTTTTGGCGACGCCGACGGCGTGATCGTGATGCCGCCCGATAACTGCGAAGCGTACTTGGCCAAAGCCGAAGCGGCGGCGCTGCGAGAAGCGAAGATGCGCGAGGACTTTGCTGATGGAAAATTTCCGCTGCGCAGCGTCGATCCTCTTATCGAGGCGAACATGGAACAGATTGTCGCCGATATTCGTTCCGGCACGAAGAAGCTGTAG
- a CDS encoding carbon-nitrogen hydrolase family protein, whose translation MRKYLMAVIQMDTRDNKDANLKAACDFIDEAASKGAKFVSFPEVFNVIDEGQEAPELVPEGRTISLMAEKARRHNLWIHCGSIAEVNPEGDRKFNTTAVLNPRGEMVAKYRKLHTFDITLPDGSVAEESARIKPGREMVTVGTEMGCLGLSICYDIRFPELYRYLALHGAQILFAPANFRMATGKDHWEALLRARAIENTCYVVAAGQYGKKHGTSDSFGGSMIIDPWGTVVARASEGAGFAVGEIDLEYLDKVRAHLPSLKNRRADVYDTVRK comes from the coding sequence ATGAGAAAATACCTGATGGCCGTGATTCAAATGGATACGCGCGACAATAAAGACGCCAATCTGAAGGCTGCCTGTGACTTTATCGACGAGGCGGCGTCCAAAGGCGCGAAGTTTGTCTCTTTCCCGGAAGTTTTCAATGTGATCGACGAGGGGCAGGAGGCGCCTGAACTTGTTCCCGAAGGGCGGACGATTTCCCTGATGGCCGAAAAAGCCCGCCGGCATAATCTCTGGATCCATTGCGGCAGCATCGCCGAAGTGAACCCGGAGGGCGACCGCAAGTTCAACACGACCGCCGTGTTGAATCCCCGGGGAGAAATGGTTGCCAAATACCGTAAGCTTCACACGTTCGACATCACGCTCCCCGATGGCAGCGTGGCTGAGGAATCGGCCCGCATCAAGCCCGGCCGGGAGATGGTGACGGTGGGCACGGAAATGGGCTGTCTCGGGCTGTCGATCTGCTACGATATCCGTTTTCCCGAGCTGTACCGTTATCTGGCCCTGCATGGCGCTCAGATCCTGTTCGCGCCGGCCAACTTCCGCATGGCGACGGGAAAGGATCACTGGGAAGCGCTCCTGCGCGCCCGCGCTATCGAGAACACCTGTTACGTGGTGGCGGCCGGGCAGTACGGCAAAAAACACGGAACGTCCGATTCCTTCGGCGGCAGCATGATCATCGACCCGTGGGGAACGGTTGTCGCCCGCGCCTCCGAAGGCGCCGGCTTCGCCGTCGGCGAGATCGACCTCGAGTATCTCGACAAGGTGCGCGCGCATCTGCCGTCGTTGAAAAATCGCCGTGCCGACGTGTATGACACGGTCAGGAAGTAG
- a CDS encoding ABC transporter permease, which translates to MLKFIGKRVLMMVPVMLGVVLLVFSMMYFSPGKPEDYILGDMATVEDKAKFRAENGLNDPFIIQYFNYIRKALTGDLGISYTTKQPVVTEIMSRFPTTFQLAFFSTLIAVALGIVTGIVSAVKQYTVWDNICRVLAMIGVSMPNFWQGLLLIILFSVVLKWFPSSGFSSWKHVVLPALTIGTSSAAAVMRMTRSSMLEAIRQDYVRTARSKGQSEVKVVWHHAFRNAIIPVMTVVGVNFGKMLGGAAISEVVFAIPGLGNLIIGAIKVKNAPLVQGGIMFIALAMSVVNLIVDVLYAYVDPRIRSQYLKPRRSRLGRKSAKGGA; encoded by the coding sequence ATGCTCAAATTCATCGGCAAACGCGTCCTGATGATGGTTCCGGTCATGCTGGGCGTCGTGCTGCTGGTCTTCAGCATGATGTACTTTTCTCCCGGAAAGCCTGAGGATTACATCCTCGGTGACATGGCGACCGTAGAGGACAAGGCAAAATTCCGGGCTGAAAACGGCTTGAACGATCCATTCATCATCCAGTATTTCAACTATATCAGGAAAGCCCTGACGGGGGATCTGGGCATTTCCTACACGACGAAGCAGCCTGTGGTCACCGAGATCATGAGCCGCTTCCCGACCACGTTTCAGCTGGCTTTTTTCAGCACGTTGATCGCGGTGGCTCTGGGGATTGTCACCGGCATTGTTTCGGCGGTCAAACAGTATACTGTGTGGGACAATATCTGCCGCGTGCTGGCCATGATCGGCGTGTCCATGCCGAATTTCTGGCAGGGCCTGCTGCTGATCATTCTCTTTTCGGTTGTTCTGAAGTGGTTTCCGTCGTCGGGATTCAGCAGCTGGAAACATGTGGTGCTTCCGGCGCTGACCATCGGTACTTCCTCGGCGGCGGCCGTGATGCGCATGACCCGTTCCAGCATGCTGGAGGCCATCCGTCAGGATTATGTGCGCACGGCTCGTTCCAAAGGACAGTCTGAAGTGAAAGTCGTCTGGCATCACGCCTTCCGCAACGCGATCATTCCCGTCATGACGGTGGTGGGCGTCAACTTCGGCAAGATGTTGGGCGGCGCGGCGATCAGCGAGGTCGTTTTCGCCATCCCCGGCCTGGGGAACCTGATCATCGGCGCCATCAAGGTGAAGAACGCGCCGCTGGTCCAGGGAGGCATCATGTTCATCGCTCTGGCCATGTCGGTCGTCAATCTGATCGTCGACGTGCTTTACGCTTACGTGGATCCGCGCATCCGTTCGCAATATCTGAAGCCGCGGCGGTCGCGTCTCGGCAGGAAATCGGCAAAGGGGGGAGCGTAG